Proteins encoded together in one Misgurnus anguillicaudatus unplaced genomic scaffold, ASM2758022v2 HiC_scaffold_34, whole genome shotgun sequence window:
- the LOC129444676 gene encoding annexin A5: MAGRGTVKPHAGFNANNDAEVLYKAMKGLGTDEAAILQLLTARSNAQRQQIKAAYKTLHGKDLVDDLKSELGGKFETLIVALMTPPILYDVICLRDAIKGAGTDEKVLIEILASRSANEVNEIKSLYKQEHKKDLEEAVTGDTGGHFQRMLVILLQASRQQGIQENLIQSDAQALFAAGEKKYGTDESQFITILGNRSAAHLKRVFDEYRKLSGFEIEESIQRETSGSLQEILLAVVKCARSVSAYFAECLHNALKGAGTDDQTLIRVMVTRSEVDMLDVRADFRRMFATSLHKMIQGDTSGDYRKTLLLLCGGDDA; the protein is encoded by the exons ATG GCTGGCAGAGGAACAGTGAAGCCACACGCTGGATTCAATGCTAATAATGATGCTGAGGTCCTTTACAAGGCCATGAAAGGACTTG GCACTGATGAGGCTGCTATTTTGCAGCTGTTGACAGCACGTAGCAATGCACAGCGGCAACAGATCAAAGCTGCATATAAAACCCTGCATGGAAAG GATTTGGTGGATGATTTGAAATCAGAGTTGGGTGGGAAGTTTGAGACTCTGATTGTAGCTCTGATGACTCCTCCCatcttgtatgatgtcatatgCCTGCGAGATGCCATTAAG GGGGCAGGCACAGACGAGAAAGTGTTGATTGAGATTCTGGCATCTAGATCAGCTAATGAGGTCAATGAAATCAAAAGTTTATACAAGCAAG agcATAAAAAAGATCTGGAGGAAGCTGTGACTGGTGATACTGGAGGTCACTTCCAGAGGATGCTGGTCATTTTGCTGCAA GCTAGCAGACAGCAAGGTATACAAGAGAACCTGATTCAAAGTGATGCACAG GCACTGTTTGCGGCTGGAGAAAAGAAGTATGGCACTGATGAGAGCCAGTTCATCACTATACTGGGAAACCGAAGTGCTGCGCACCTTAAGAGAG TGTTTGATGAGTATAGAAAGCTGTCAGGGTTTGAGATCGAGGAGAGCATCCAGAGAGAGACTTCTGGAAGCCTCCAAGAAATCCTGCTGGCTGTAG TGAAGTGTGCCCGCAGTGTTTCAGCTTATTTTGCTGAGTGTCTTCACAATGCCTTGAAG GGGGCAGGTACCGATGACCAAACCCTTATCAGGGTCATGGTTACTCGCAGTGAAGTAGACATGCTTGATGTACGTGCCGATTTCCGCAGGATGTTTGCAACTTCTCTGCATAAAATGATTCAG GGCGACACCTCGGGTGACTACCGTAAAACCCTGCTTCTGCtgtgtggtggtgatgatgcaTAA
- the LOC141363362 gene encoding fibroblast growth factor-binding protein 1-like yields MSFLKNLALLLFLTFLSQLIFTAESVKGPERKGKRQERRGDGGLPLFKGKFKTSDKVQCSWVARGEDTYYYTLTVTCKPGKRDGLTCNYTGKPSSCPEFASNTENYWKQISRSLKKQKKLCVDPRSMLRAGMCKSAPLEAHFRLSETEHAKSPKKPIKNKEVKTNATMPDSTRKCTPQIDHSKTAKEKCGDSWASLCTFVFTLIQNGDC; encoded by the coding sequence ATGTCCTTCCTTAAAAATCTCGCGCTCCTGCTGTTCCTCACTTTTCTCTCGCAGCTGATCTTCACTGCTGAGAGCGTGAAGGGTCCTGAAAGAAAAGGGAAGAGGCAAGAGAGACGAGGTGATGGCGGCCTTCCCCTCTTCAAAGGAAAGTTTAAAACCAGTGACAAGGTGCAATGCTCGTGGGTGGCGCGCGGGGAGGACACGTACTACTACACCTTGACCGTTACGTGCAAGCCTGGAAAACGGGACGGTTTGACTTGTAATTACACTGGCAAACCATCTTCGTGTCCTGAATTTGCGTCGAACACCGAGAACTATTGGAAACAGATAAGCAGGTCGCTTAAGAAACAGAAGAAACTTTGCGTCGATCCACGCTCGATGCTGAGAGCTGGCATGTGTAAAAGCGCGCCACTTGAAGCGCATTTCAGACTATCCGAAACGGAACACGCAAAGTCACCCAAGAAACCGATCAAGAATAAAGaggttaaaacaaatgcaacGATGCCGGACAGCACGCGCAAGTGCACGCCGCAGATTGATCACAGCAAGACCGCCAAAGAGAAGTGCGGAGATTCCTGGGCGAGTCTATGCACGTTCGTTTTTACTTTAATCCAGAACGGAGACTGTTAA
- the LOC141363379 gene encoding uncharacterized protein, whose protein sequence is MLECDPDWVPSLHMGHSEKSTDTKRFNQRKKRKKSLMGNNGAPAPLDLDDQRSDMVEAIPQDDALQMDEAGLNTVKQQECDLCSCSNAELNRLLEENRMLKKELSQQKMDEDFFKDDDGKVEYYTGLPSFPVLMGVLAHLDPYLPQASQNLSPFQTLVSTLMQLKLNLPVQHIAFLFSVDRKTMTTTFKDTIDVMFIHLKPLVHWPERYVLLATLPHQFVEAFGERVSIIVDCFEMNIEGAVSFKAGSQTFSRCKHKDTLKYLIGFTPMGAIAFVSQGWAGCVSDKHVTENSGLLNQLLPGDLVLAGHGFDIKDSAGLMCAEVKSPAVTAESNQLDVKYVEGTHHTAYIKDHVEKIIGTIHAKSSILSRTLPVSMVLPCPDEDLSFFDKILTVCCTVTNMCPSVVMPWLKP, encoded by the coding sequence ATGCTGGAGTGTGATCCTGACTGGGTGCCATCATTACATATGGGGCACTCAGAAAAATCAACAGACACTAAGCGGTTTAATCaaagaaaaaagagaaagaaatctcTCATGGGGAACAACGGAGCACCTGCACCACTTGATCTAGACGACCAAAGATCAGATATGGTTGAAGCTATACCACAAGATGATGCTTTACAGATGGATGAAGCTGGCCTGAACACTGTCAAACAACAGGAATGTGATTTGTGTAGCTGCAGCAATGCTGAACTTAACCGCTTGTTGGAGGAGAACAGGATGTTGAAAAAAGAGCTCTCTCAACAGAAAATGgatgaggatttttttaaagatgacgATGGGAAGGTTGAATACTACACCGGGCTTCCATCTTTTCCGGTTTTGATGGGTGTGCTGGCACATCTTGATCCCTACCTGCCACAGGCCAGCCAAAACCTGTCACCTTTTCAGACACTCGTCTCAACTCTGATGCAGCTAAAGCTGAATCTGCCGGTCCAGCACATTGCATTCCTCTTCTCTGTGGATCGAAAGACAATGACCACCACATTCAAAGATACCATAGATGTAATGTTTATACATCTAAAACCTCTTGTGCACTGGCCCGAGAGATATGTCTTGCTAGCCACTTTACCACATCAGTTCGTAGAGGCCTTTGGCGAACGTGTATCCATTATTGTGGACTGCTTTGAAATGAACATTGAAGGAGCAGTAAGTTTCAAAGCTGGATCACAAACATTTTCCCGCTGTAAACACAAGGACACCCTAAAGTATCTCATTGGCTTTACGCCAATGGGAGCGATCGCTTTCGTTTCCCAAGGATGGGCAGGTTGTGTCAGCGACAAGCACGTGACTGAGAATAGTGGCCTTTTGAACCAATTGTTACCTGGGGACTTGGTTTTGGCAGGTCATGGATTTGACATCAAGGACAGTGCCGGATTGATGTGTGCAGAAGTGAAATCACCTGCAGTGACAGCAGAAAGCAACCAGCTGGATGTAAAATATGTGGAGGGGACACACCATACAGCTTACATCAAGGACCACGTGGAGAAGATTATTGGAACTATACACGCAAAAAGCTCCATACTTAGCAGAACTTTACCAGTGAGCATGGTGCTCCCATGTCCAGATGAGGatttgtcattttttgacaagaTATTGACTGTGTGCTGTACTGTAACTAACATGTGCCCTAGCGTTGTGATGCCTTGGCTTAAACCATga